In one window of Deinococcus terrestris DNA:
- a CDS encoding NUDIX domain-containing protein, which translates to MRERIGAGVAVLRSGEVLLVRRGDNGRWDVPGGGAQPGETPEQAARRELREETGLTVGDLRLLEARAGDDASELRWWPLDGLPGEASKTTQAYFAALRTVAG; encoded by the coding sequence GTGAGGGAACGGATCGGCGCAGGCGTAGCGGTCTTGCGGAGTGGTGAAGTGCTGCTGGTGCGGCGTGGCGACAATGGCCGCTGGGACGTGCCGGGCGGCGGCGCCCAGCCGGGAGAGACGCCCGAACAGGCGGCCCGGCGCGAACTGCGCGAGGAAACAGGCCTGACCGTGGGCGACCTGCGCCTGCTGGAGGCGCGGGCTGGGGACGACGCCTCGGAGCTGCGCTGGTGGCCTCTGGACGGGTTGCCGGGGGAAGCTTCGAAGACGACCCAGGCCTATTTCGCGGCCTTGCGGACGGTGGCGGGTTGA
- a CDS encoding carotenoid biosynthesis protein, with amino-acid sequence MTLRLSPTLRRFGLALAALGVAFLGALLVLRGVALGWALIAVAFPASLGLALAGDALGGDFGGTLRTRWAALSAQMRPWMWWLVAYAALKIPVPLWPEGFPVLGLLSTGALCVAGWLYAAERVGVRRAWAMVTLSFGVGWAVELLGSRTGFPFGIYSYETSPSPTLLTVPLIVPLGWFALTLAATRLAGGRAWLAGILMVAWDVGLEPLMTAQRYWLWSDPAPLWAGAPVQNFVGWWVVGTGLSWAFTRIAPGLFGRLGRGWGGPVQVEVRRTMSFRAEAVRVEPAPRPDLSRLSFAAAYPIELFFLPGGLVLVGRYLEAGVTLGAMLAALVLAQAVRGQATVERA; translated from the coding sequence TTGACCCTGCGCCTCTCCCCCACCCTGCGGCGGTTCGGCCTTGCCCTCGCCGCTCTCGGCGTGGCGTTCCTGGGGGCGCTGCTGGTGCTGCGGGGCGTGGCGCTGGGGTGGGCGCTCATCGCCGTGGCTTTTCCCGCCTCGCTGGGGCTGGCGCTGGCTGGGGACGCGCTGGGGGGCGACTTCGGCGGCACGCTGCGGACGCGGTGGGCGGCCCTCTCGGCGCAGATGCGGCCGTGGATGTGGTGGCTGGTGGCCTACGCCGCCCTCAAGATTCCGGTCCCCCTCTGGCCGGAGGGGTTCCCGGTGCTGGGGCTGCTCAGCACGGGGGCGCTGTGTGTGGCCGGGTGGCTGTACGCCGCCGAGCGGGTGGGGGTGCGGCGGGCGTGGGCGATGGTGACGCTGTCGTTCGGGGTCGGGTGGGCCGTGGAACTGCTGGGCAGCCGCACCGGGTTTCCTTTCGGAATCTATTCCTACGAGACCTCGCCGTCGCCCACGCTGCTGACGGTCCCGCTGATCGTGCCGCTGGGCTGGTTCGCGCTGACGCTGGCGGCCACGCGGCTGGCGGGGGGGCGGGCGTGGCTGGCCGGAATTCTGATGGTCGCCTGGGACGTGGGCTTAGAGCCGCTGATGACTGCCCAGCGCTACTGGCTCTGGAGCGACCCCGCGCCACTGTGGGCCGGGGCGCCCGTGCAAAACTTCGTGGGGTGGTGGGTGGTGGGGACGGGGCTGAGCTGGGCCTTTACCCGCATCGCGCCGGGGCTGTTCGGGCGTCTGGGGCGGGGGTGGGGCGGGCCGGTGCAGGTGGAAGTGCGGAGAACGATGAGCTTCCGGGCCGAGGCCGTCCGCGTGGAGCCCGCTCCTCGGCCCGACCTCTCGCGCCTCTCTTTCGCTGCCGCCTATCCCATCGAACTGTTCTTTCTGCCCGGCGGCCTCGTGCTCGTCGGGCGGTACCTGGAGGCTGGGGTCACGTTGGGGGCGATGCTGGCCGCGCTCGTCCTCGCGCAGGCGGTGCGGGGGCAGGCCACCGTGGAGCGGGCGTGA
- a CDS encoding lysophospholipid acyltransferase family protein, producing MTPDPVAAMLRVSIRRSVRTGLGGVWMRGPLPAGGAVLAPNHHSWWDGYVMGELTWGLGGDFRVLMTGWQLAHYPFLRRVGALGADELRAAVRGARAGAWVVVFPEGALQPAGPPRELRPGAGWIARQAGVPLVPVAVRVGLRGRPRPEAYLRFGAPTTAGGLAEALARELGALDTDLAAGDPERPLAGYLHVSGTPLPDPARPDLPSRLLTRLTQPATGRQR from the coding sequence GTGACTCCCGATCCGGTCGCCGCGATGCTGCGGGTTTCCATCCGCCGCAGTGTCCGCACCGGACTGGGGGGCGTGTGGATGCGCGGGCCGCTCCCGGCGGGGGGGGCGGTCCTGGCTCCCAATCACCATTCCTGGTGGGACGGCTACGTGATGGGCGAGCTGACCTGGGGACTGGGCGGCGACTTCCGGGTGCTGATGACCGGGTGGCAACTCGCCCACTACCCCTTTTTGCGGCGGGTGGGGGCGCTGGGCGCGGACGAGCTGCGGGCGGCGGTGCGGGGGGCGCGGGCGGGAGCGTGGGTGGTCGTGTTTCCGGAGGGGGCCTTGCAGCCTGCCGGTCCCCCCCGTGAACTGAGGCCCGGCGCGGGCTGGATCGCCCGGCAGGCGGGGGTGCCCCTCGTGCCCGTGGCCGTGCGGGTGGGCCTGCGCGGACGCCCCCGGCCGGAAGCCTACCTGCGCTTCGGGGCACCCACGACCGCCGGGGGGTTGGCCGAGGCGCTCGCCCGCGAACTCGGGGCGCTGGACACCGACCTCGCGGCGGGCGACCCGGAACGGCCGCTGGCGGGCTACCTGCACGTCTCCGGAACGCCGCTGCCCGACCCAGCGCGGCCTGACCTCCCCAGCCGCCTGCTCACCCGGCTGACCCAACCCGCAACAGGACGGCAGC